A window from Zonotrichia albicollis isolate bZonAlb1 chromosome 8, bZonAlb1.hap1, whole genome shotgun sequence encodes these proteins:
- the LRRC8C gene encoding volume-regulated anion channel subunit LRRC8C, with the protein MIPVTEFRQFSEQQPAFRVLKPWWDVFTDYLSVAMLMIGVFGCTLQVMQDKIICLPKRVQPCQNQSNSSNVLSTMPDTTPLPPPRPSTPPATVEMKGLKTDLDLQQYSFINQVCYERALHWYAKYFPYLVLIHTLVFMLCSNFWFKFPGSSSKIEHFISILGKCFDSPWTTRALSEVSGEDSEEKDNRKNNINKSNTTQPSTEGTLVKTQSLKSIPEKLVVDKGSPGALDKKEGEQAKALFEKVKKFRLHVEEGDILYVMYVRQTVLKVIKFLIIIAYNTALVSEVNFTVVCNVDIEDMTGYKNFCCNHTMAHLFSKLSYCYLCFVSIYGLTCLYTLYWLFYRSLKEYSFEYVRQETGIDDIPDVKNDFAFMLHMIDQYDPLYSKRFAVFLSEVSENKLKQLNLNNEWTADKLRQRLQTNSHSHLELQLFMLSGLPDTVFEITELQSLKLEIINNVMIPATIAQLDNLQELSLHQCSVKIHSAALAFLKENLKILSVKFDDIRELPHWMYGLRNLEELYLIGSLSHDISKNITLESFRELKSLKVLHIKSNLSKIPQSAVDVSSHLQKLCIHNDGTKLVMLNNLKKMVNLTQLELVHCDLERIPHAVFSLLSLQELDLKENNLKSIEEIVSFQHLRKLTILKLWYNSITYIPEHIKKLTSLERLSFSHNKIEVLPSHLFLCNKIRYLDLSYNDIRFIPPEIGVLQSLQYFSITCNKVESVPDELYFCKKLKTLKIGKNNLSVLSPKIGNLTLLSYLDIKGNHFEILPPELGECRALKRTGFTVEDNLFETLPSDVREQMKAE; encoded by the exons ATGATTCCCGTGACCGAGTTCCGGCAGTTCTCGGAGCAGCAGCCGGCGTTCCGCGTGCTGAAGCCCTGGTGGGATGTGTTCACCGACTACCTCTCGGTGGCCATGCTGATGATCGGCGTCTTCGGCTGCACCTTGCAG GTCATGCAAGACAAGATAATATGCCTTCCAAAGCGCGTCCAGCCTTGCCAGAACCAATCTAATAGTTCAAATGTGCTTAGCACAATGCCAGACACCACCCCCCTTCCCCCACCAAGGCCATCCACCCCTCCAGCTACAGTTGAAATGAAGGGACTCAAGACTGACTTGGACCTTCAGCAATACAGCTTTATAAATCAGGTGTGCTATGAACGGGCTCTGCACTGGTATGCCAAGTACTTCCCTTACCTTGTCCTTATACACACACTGGTCTTCATGCTGTGTAGTAACTTCTGGTTCAAATTCCCTGGATCAAGCTCCAAAATtgaacacttcatttcaatacTTGGGAAATGTTTTGATTCCCCCTGGACAACGAGAGCTTTATCTGAAGTGTCAGGGGAAGACTCTGAAGAGAAGGATAACAGGAAGAACAACATTAACAAGTCTAATACTACTCAGCCAAGCACTGAAGGCACTTTGGTCAAGACACAGTCTTTAAAATCAATCCCTGAGAAGTTAGTTGTGGATAAGGGATCACCTGGGGCATTAGATAAAAAAGAAGGTGAACAGGCCAAAGCACTGTTTGAAAAGGTGAAGAAATTTCGACTGCATGTTGAGGAGGGTGATATACTCTATGTCATGTACGTTCGCCAGACTGTACTTAAGGTAATTAAATTCCTTATTATTATTGCTTACAACACAGCACTTGTCTCAGAAGTTAATTTTACAGTTGTCTGTAATGTTGATATTGAAGACATGACAGGATACAAGAACTTTTGCTGTAATCACACGATGGCACATCTGTTCTCTAAACTTTCTTACTGCTACCTGTGCTTTGTAAGCATCTATGGCCTGACATGCCTTTATACACTGTACTGGTTGTTCTACCGTTCCCTGAAGGAATATTCGTTTGAGTATGTCCGGCAGGAGACGGGAATCGATGACATCCCAGATGTCAAGAACGACTTTGCCTTCATGCTTCATATGATCGATCAGTACGATCCTCTCTACTCCAAGCGCTTTGCTGTCTTCCTGTCCGAAGTCAGTGAAAATAAGCTGAAGCAGCTGAACCTAAACAATGAGTGGACTGCAGATAAACTGCGACAGAGGCTGCAGACAAACTCCCACAGCCATTTGGAGCTACAGCTTTTCATGCTTTCCGGACTACCAGACACAGTGTTTGAAATTACTGAGCTGCAGTCTTTAAAActtgaaataattaataatgtAATGATACCAGCAACCATTGCACAGTTGGACAATCTCCAGGAGCTCTCATTGCACCAGTGCTCTGTGAAGATCCACAGTGCTGCCTTGGCTTTTCTGAAGGAGAATCTCAAAATCTTGAGCGTCAAGTTTGATGACATCAGAGAACTTCCACACTGGATGTATGGCCTCAGAAATTTGGAAGAACTCTATTTAATTGGCTCCCTAAGTCATGATATTTCTAAAAACATTACACTGGAGTCTTTTCGGGAACTTAAAAGCCTAAAAGTTCTACACATAAAAAGTAATTTGTCCAAAATCCCACAATCTGCAGTTGATGTTTCAAGTCACCTGCAGAAATTGTGTATCCATAATGATGGCACTAAGTTAGTGATGCTCAACAACCTGAAGAAAATGGTCAACCTGACACAGCTGGAATTGGTTCATTGTGATTTAGAGCGCATACCTCATGCAGTCTTCAGCCTTCTCAGTCTTCAGGAATTGGATCTAAAGGAAAACAACCTCAAATCCATTGAAGAAATAGTAAGTTTTCAACATCTGCGAAAGCTGACCATTCTAAAGCTGTGGTACAACAGTATAACCTACATCCCAGAGCATATAAAGAAACTCACCAGTCTAGAGCGGCTTTCCTTCAGCCATAACAAAATAGAGGTTCTTCCGTCCCACCTGTTCCTATGCAACAAAATCAGATACTTGGATTTGTCTTACAATGACATTCGCTTTATCCCACCTGAAATAGGAGTTCTTCAGAGTTTACAGTACTTTTCCATCACTTGCAACAAAGTGGAGAGTGTGCCAGACGAACTGTACTTTTGCAAAAAACTGAAGACTctgaaaattgggaaaaataacTTGTCAGTCCTTTCACCTAAAATTGGTAATTTGACATTGCTCTCCTACTTGGATATTAAAGGCAATCACTTTGAAATCCTCCCGCCTGAGCTCGGTGAGTGTAGAGCTCTGAAGAGGACTGGTTTCACTGTAGAGGACAACTTGTTTGAAACTTTGCCTTCTGATGTCAGGGAGCAAATGAAAGCTGAATAA